From Gimesia panareensis, the proteins below share one genomic window:
- a CDS encoding CvpA family protein, with amino-acid sequence MIDILLLAILGIVTWCVASEGAWGAGFIFVSVLLAALLAMNFFEPLATFMGNNVIGSGAWQQRWDSIALVGLFVGFVFLFREVTVRIAPAYMQVHPLVHEIGRWGFAALTGYITMAFLLTALHTTPLPREFAGFTPERKNLFGVVAPDRQWLGFTQYVSEKSMRNGALGHIFDGPEYMLPQHENQIWPSFPIRYASRRASGAGAAAPPPVSKEKADRSF; translated from the coding sequence ATGATCGACATTCTACTGCTTGCCATTCTGGGAATTGTGACCTGGTGCGTTGCCAGTGAAGGTGCCTGGGGAGCAGGTTTTATTTTTGTCTCGGTATTGCTGGCTGCCTTGCTGGCGATGAATTTTTTCGAGCCGCTGGCTACGTTTATGGGCAACAACGTGATCGGATCCGGCGCCTGGCAGCAGCGGTGGGACAGTATTGCGCTGGTCGGTCTGTTTGTCGGGTTCGTCTTTCTGTTTCGTGAGGTGACAGTCCGGATTGCGCCGGCGTACATGCAGGTGCATCCCCTGGTGCATGAAATTGGTCGCTGGGGATTTGCGGCTTTGACCGGCTACATCACCATGGCCTTCCTGCTGACAGCTTTGCACACCACTCCATTACCGCGGGAGTTTGCCGGGTTCACTCCCGAACGGAAAAACCTGTTCGGAGTTGTAGCACCCGATCGCCAGTGGCTGGGATTTACGCAGTATGTTTCCGAGAAATCCATGCGGAATGGCGCGCTGGGACATATCTTCGACGGGCCGGAGTACATGCTGCCTCAGCACGAGAACCAGATCTGGCCTTCGTTCCCGATTCGTTATGCTTCACGGCGGGCAAGTGGGGCGGGAGCTGCGGCTCCACCGCCGGTCTCGAAAGAAAAAGCAGACCGCTCGTTCTGA
- the rdgB gene encoding RdgB/HAM1 family non-canonical purine NTP pyrophosphatase: MSHYPRIVLASRNQKKAGEIAALLKPHGIEVQSVADFPQAKEVVEDGNSFAENAAKKASETAQAISEWTIGEDSGLMIDALDGAPGIYSARFSGEDATDEKNNAKMLEELKDVPLAERTAAYVCNVALSNPQGEICLQVEARCRGRMTDQARGKNGFGYDPYFEIIELHKTFGELAPIVKQHLSHRARAFERFIPQLVALFHNLAD; encoded by the coding sequence ATGTCTCACTACCCACGCATTGTCCTGGCCAGTCGGAACCAGAAAAAAGCGGGCGAGATCGCCGCATTACTGAAACCGCATGGCATCGAAGTCCAGAGTGTCGCCGACTTTCCCCAGGCAAAAGAAGTCGTCGAAGACGGCAATTCATTTGCCGAGAATGCCGCGAAAAAAGCATCTGAGACAGCACAAGCCATTTCAGAGTGGACCATCGGGGAAGACAGTGGCCTGATGATCGATGCCCTGGATGGGGCACCCGGAATTTATTCAGCCCGGTTCAGCGGTGAAGATGCGACCGACGAAAAGAACAACGCTAAAATGCTCGAGGAACTGAAAGACGTCCCCCTGGCAGAACGGACCGCCGCCTATGTCTGTAATGTGGCGCTGTCAAATCCCCAGGGAGAGATCTGCCTGCAGGTCGAAGCCCGCTGCCGGGGTCGCATGACCGATCAGGCCCGGGGAAAGAACGGATTCGGCTATGATCCCTATTTCGAAATCATCGAGCTGCACAAAACGTTCGGGGAACTGGCTCCCATCGTCAAACAGCATCTCAGTCACCGGGCACGGGCATTTGAACGATTCATTCCGCAACTGGTGGCGCTCTTCCACAATCTGGCAGACTGA
- a CDS encoding metallophosphoesterase family protein: protein MRVLVISDIHSNWAALSSIQEEFDYCLCIGDLVDYGTDPLPCIEWVKQHATACVRGNHDHAVAQRVEAKGTTGFRKLACFTRPLHWELLDRVRMKYLARLPISQQITIEGVTFYLVHGTPRDPLDEYLGDNEASWTARLQGINANFVCVGHTHLPFHLNLGDKQVINPGSVGQPRDGDPRCSYAIIEDGQVTLKRQEYDIDAAVRQMEEAGLSGEALELGASVLRNGRMTAEANQKE, encoded by the coding sequence ATGCGCGTACTCGTGATTTCTGACATTCATTCGAACTGGGCGGCCCTGTCGTCGATTCAGGAAGAATTTGATTATTGTCTCTGTATCGGCGATCTCGTGGACTATGGAACCGACCCGTTACCCTGCATCGAATGGGTGAAACAGCATGCGACCGCCTGCGTCCGCGGCAACCATGACCATGCGGTCGCCCAGCGGGTCGAAGCCAAAGGGACGACCGGTTTCCGGAAGCTGGCCTGTTTCACGCGGCCCCTGCACTGGGAGCTGCTGGATCGGGTGCGGATGAAATACCTGGCGCGGCTGCCCATCTCTCAGCAGATCACCATTGAAGGGGTGACGTTCTACCTGGTGCACGGGACCCCCCGCGATCCCCTGGATGAATATCTGGGCGATAATGAAGCGAGCTGGACCGCCCGCCTGCAGGGAATCAATGCGAACTTTGTCTGCGTGGGGCACACGCATCTGCCGTTCCACCTGAACCTGGGAGACAAGCAGGTGATTAACCCGGGCAGTGTGGGGCAGCCTCGTGACGGCGACCCCCGCTGTTCCTATGCCATCATTGAGGATGGCCAGGTCACCTTGAAGCGGCAGGAATACGATATCGATGCCGCGGTCCGCCAGATGGAAGAAGCCGGTCTGTCCGGAGAAGCACTGGAATTGGGTGCCAGCGTTCTCCGGAACGGACGAATGACTGCAGAAGCCAACCAGAAAGAGTAA
- a CDS encoding class II fumarate hydratase gives MSGFRTERDSMGEVQVPAEAYYGAQTQRAVENFQISGNTLPPSLIHAMGKVKLAAAHANRDLGKLSGTGKNPLNDEQIKALVAAATDVSEGKYDDQFPIDVYQTGSGTSSNMNVNEVISNRAIEILGEDRFAADKSVHPNDHVNMGQSTNDTFPTAIHVAVATSIHEQLIPGLEKMAASLTEKAKAWDQIIKIGRTHLADATPLRLGQEFGGFARQLKLSIERAKRAATAVYELPVGGTAVGSGINTHPEFGKRVSEELAKLTGIAFVEAVDHFEGNAQRDGLVECHAELKTIATTLFNVSNNIRWLGSGPRCGFYEVKIPDLQPGSSIMPGKVNPVMCESMMQATTRVIGNDQTITMSGAAGGQFQLNIMMPVMGFTALESVHLLANSCNEFVKLCLENMEANEEACNAAVENSLSMVTSLNPHIGYEKASALAKEAFKSGKTIRELCTEQEILPAETLKEALDPMSMTEPQA, from the coding sequence ATGTCGGGGTTTCGAACCGAACGTGATTCAATGGGCGAAGTGCAGGTTCCCGCAGAAGCTTACTACGGCGCACAGACACAGCGGGCCGTTGAGAATTTTCAGATCTCCGGAAATACACTCCCTCCCAGCCTGATCCACGCCATGGGCAAGGTCAAGCTGGCTGCCGCACACGCGAATCGCGATCTGGGTAAACTCTCCGGCACCGGAAAGAATCCCCTCAATGACGAACAGATCAAGGCCCTGGTCGCAGCAGCCACCGACGTCTCGGAAGGCAAATACGACGACCAGTTCCCGATCGACGTCTACCAGACCGGCTCGGGAACGTCGAGTAACATGAACGTCAACGAAGTCATCAGCAACCGGGCGATTGAGATCCTGGGGGAAGATCGCTTCGCTGCCGATAAATCAGTGCATCCCAACGATCACGTCAACATGGGACAGAGCACCAACGATACTTTCCCGACCGCGATCCACGTTGCCGTAGCCACCAGCATTCACGAGCAGCTGATTCCCGGACTGGAAAAGATGGCAGCCAGTCTGACGGAAAAAGCGAAAGCCTGGGATCAGATCATTAAAATCGGTCGCACCCACCTGGCAGACGCGACACCTCTGCGACTCGGTCAGGAATTTGGCGGCTTTGCCCGTCAGCTCAAACTGAGCATCGAGCGGGCCAAACGGGCCGCGACAGCCGTCTATGAACTGCCCGTCGGGGGAACCGCCGTCGGATCCGGAATCAACACGCATCCGGAATTCGGCAAACGGGTCAGTGAAGAACTCGCAAAACTGACAGGCATCGCATTCGTCGAAGCCGTGGATCACTTCGAAGGCAATGCACAACGCGACGGCCTGGTCGAATGCCACGCTGAACTGAAAACCATCGCCACCACCCTGTTCAACGTCTCCAACAACATTCGCTGGCTCGGATCCGGCCCCCGCTGCGGATTCTATGAAGTCAAGATCCCCGACCTGCAACCGGGCAGCTCGATCATGCCAGGTAAGGTGAACCCGGTGATGTGCGAAAGCATGATGCAGGCCACCACCCGCGTGATCGGCAACGACCAGACGATTACGATGTCAGGCGCAGCCGGAGGTCAGTTCCAGTTGAATATCATGATGCCCGTCATGGGCTTCACCGCGCTGGAAAGCGTACATCTGCTGGCGAACTCCTGCAACGAATTCGTGAAGCTCTGCCTGGAAAATATGGAAGCCAACGAGGAAGCCTGCAACGCCGCCGTGGAGAACAGCCTGTCGATGGTCACCAGCCTGAACCCGCACATCGGCTACGAAAAAGCGTCTGCTCTCGCCAAAGAAGCCTTCAAGTCGGGTAAGACGATTCGCGAGCTCTGCACCGAACAGGAGATCCTGCCCGCAGAGACGTTGAAGGAGGCCCTTGATCCGATGAGCATGACCGAGCCGCAGGCCTGA
- a CDS encoding PVC-type heme-binding CxxCH protein, whose translation MKLRLFLLLTSLASGSLYVVGQAAPLTPPPKNTGGEFFSPADSLKQFTVPEDLKLEQVLTEPIVRQPIFLNFDERGRMWVINYLQYPYPEGLRILSKDKHHRAVYDKVPLPPPHGEKGDDKITIHEDTNGDGKYDKHSVFVDGLNIASSFVKGRGGVWVLNPPYLLFYPDKDNDDVPDGDPVVHLEGFGLEDTHSVVNSLRWGPDGWLYSSQGSTVSGKVKKPGQKDKEAVQTLGQLIWRYHPEKKIYEIFAEGGGNAFGVEIDDKGRLYSGHNGGNTRGFHYMQGSYYQKGFGKHGPLSNPYAFGYFQAMKHAKVPRFTHNFIIYEAETLPKKYWGHLFGVEPLQGRVVESKVTADGSSYQTEDLQRPVATTDKRFRPVDIKLGPDGAIYFCDMYEHQIAHGQHYSGQVEKGDGRIYRLTAKDAKPLAPFDLGKKSSQELIAVLDHPNRWFRQQALRLFGDRKDASVIPALKQKLFASDGQSALEALWALNLSGGFDEEVAAKSLKHSDPYVRAWTIRLLCDDHQVSPEIGQQLIALALTEPHVQVRSQLGSSSKRLPADPGLPIAFNLLSRSEDLDDVHIPLILWWSLEKRVAHDRDALLAYFAKPEVWQYPLVEKYILERIMRRFAATGSRNDLLVCAKLLELAPDQSHAEILMSGFETAMKGRSSASFPKELVTAMSKYGGQSISLGLRQGDKQAIEKALKIVADPKADNQKRLDLIQIFGEVKVPACVPVLLNIISNSSDLQMQIAAISALQQYPNDSIGKTVTALYPNMSDDLRSAAQTLLTIRKPWAKDFLQAIDAGKINKTTVPVETARKMTVFSDDAISSLISKHFGSIAGATTEQMQKQIAAHQKMLQTAQGEPDRYAGEKLFQKNCGKCHKLFGDGGEIGPDLTSFKRDDVGRMLVNIVNPSNEIREGFETYLVVTEDGRVVNGFLADQDNNVIVIRSADGQSITVERDNIEEMLPQKKSLMPEGLLDKLSDKEIRNLFSYLRSSQPLP comes from the coding sequence ATGAAATTGCGATTGTTCTTACTGCTCACCAGCCTGGCCTCCGGTTCCCTGTACGTCGTCGGCCAGGCAGCTCCTCTCACGCCACCCCCCAAAAATACGGGAGGCGAATTTTTCAGCCCCGCTGACTCATTGAAGCAGTTCACCGTCCCTGAGGATCTCAAGCTCGAACAGGTGCTGACCGAACCGATTGTCAGACAGCCGATCTTCCTCAACTTCGATGAACGGGGACGGATGTGGGTCATCAACTATCTGCAATACCCCTATCCCGAAGGCCTGCGGATTCTCAGTAAAGACAAACACCACCGTGCCGTCTACGACAAAGTTCCTCTCCCTCCGCCACACGGCGAGAAGGGGGATGATAAAATCACCATTCATGAAGACACCAACGGCGACGGGAAATACGACAAGCATTCCGTCTTCGTCGATGGTTTGAATATCGCCTCTTCGTTCGTCAAAGGCCGGGGCGGCGTCTGGGTTCTGAACCCTCCCTACCTGCTGTTCTATCCCGATAAAGATAACGACGATGTGCCGGACGGCGATCCCGTTGTGCATCTGGAAGGGTTCGGCCTGGAAGACACTCACTCCGTCGTCAACAGTCTCCGCTGGGGACCGGACGGCTGGCTCTATTCATCCCAGGGAAGTACGGTCTCCGGCAAAGTGAAAAAGCCCGGCCAGAAAGATAAAGAAGCGGTCCAGACCCTGGGTCAGCTGATCTGGCGGTATCACCCCGAAAAGAAAATCTACGAGATCTTCGCGGAAGGGGGCGGTAATGCCTTCGGCGTGGAAATCGATGACAAGGGTCGCCTCTATTCCGGCCATAACGGCGGTAACACGCGCGGCTTCCATTACATGCAGGGCAGCTACTATCAGAAAGGGTTCGGTAAACACGGACCGCTCTCCAATCCGTATGCCTTCGGGTACTTCCAGGCCATGAAGCACGCCAAGGTTCCCCGCTTCACCCACAACTTCATTATCTACGAAGCCGAGACGCTCCCGAAAAAATACTGGGGCCATCTGTTTGGTGTAGAACCGCTGCAGGGCCGCGTGGTCGAAAGTAAAGTCACCGCCGACGGCTCGTCCTACCAGACCGAAGACCTGCAGCGTCCGGTCGCCACCACCGACAAACGCTTCCGCCCCGTCGACATCAAACTTGGGCCGGACGGCGCGATTTACTTCTGCGACATGTACGAACACCAGATCGCCCACGGACAGCATTACTCGGGACAGGTCGAAAAAGGGGACGGCCGCATCTATCGCCTCACCGCCAAAGATGCCAAACCGCTGGCCCCTTTTGATCTGGGCAAGAAATCATCACAGGAACTGATCGCGGTCCTTGATCATCCCAACCGCTGGTTCCGTCAACAGGCGCTGCGACTGTTCGGGGACCGCAAAGATGCCTCCGTCATCCCCGCTTTAAAACAGAAGCTGTTTGCGAGCGACGGTCAGTCTGCCCTGGAAGCACTCTGGGCGCTGAACCTCAGTGGCGGCTTTGATGAAGAGGTCGCAGCGAAGTCACTCAAACACTCTGATCCCTACGTCCGTGCCTGGACCATTCGCCTGCTGTGCGATGACCACCAGGTCTCACCGGAAATCGGACAGCAGCTGATCGCCCTGGCTTTGACCGAACCTCACGTCCAGGTCCGCAGCCAGCTGGGCAGCTCGTCGAAACGGCTCCCCGCTGATCCGGGACTGCCGATCGCCTTTAATCTGCTCAGTCGCTCTGAAGATCTGGACGATGTGCACATCCCGCTGATCCTGTGGTGGTCGCTCGAAAAACGGGTCGCCCACGACCGGGATGCCCTGCTGGCTTACTTCGCGAAACCGGAAGTCTGGCAGTACCCACTCGTCGAAAAATACATTCTGGAACGGATCATGCGTCGCTTCGCTGCCACCGGCTCGCGAAACGATCTGCTGGTCTGTGCGAAACTGCTCGAACTGGCACCGGATCAGTCACACGCAGAAATCCTGATGTCCGGCTTTGAAACGGCAATGAAAGGTCGCTCGTCAGCCAGCTTCCCCAAAGAGCTGGTCACCGCCATGTCTAAATACGGCGGACAGTCGATTTCACTGGGACTCAGACAGGGCGACAAACAGGCGATCGAAAAAGCGTTGAAGATCGTGGCTGATCCCAAGGCGGACAACCAGAAACGCCTCGACCTGATTCAGATCTTTGGCGAAGTCAAAGTGCCCGCCTGCGTACCCGTGCTGTTGAATATCATTTCCAATTCCAGTGACCTGCAGATGCAGATCGCTGCCATCAGTGCGCTGCAGCAGTATCCGAATGATTCCATCGGTAAGACGGTCACCGCGCTCTATCCCAATATGTCCGATGACCTGCGGAGTGCTGCCCAGACACTGCTCACGATCCGCAAACCGTGGGCGAAAGATTTTCTACAGGCCATTGATGCCGGCAAAATCAACAAAACGACTGTCCCCGTCGAAACAGCCCGCAAGATGACCGTCTTCAGTGACGACGCCATCAGTAGCCTGATTTCGAAACACTTCGGTTCGATCGCGGGTGCGACCACCGAACAGATGCAGAAACAGATCGCCGCTCATCAGAAAATGCTGCAGACCGCTCAGGGTGAGCCCGACCGTTATGCCGGCGAAAAGCTCTTCCAGAAAAACTGCGGGAAATGCCACAAACTGTTCGGCGACGGCGGTGAGATCGGCCCCGACCTGACCTCTTTCAAACGAGATGATGTCGGGCGGATGCTGGTGAACATCGTCAATCCCTCCAATGAAATCCGGGAGGGTTTCGAAACTTACCTGGTCGTCACCGAGGACGGACGGGTCGTGAATGGCTTCCTGGCGGACCAGGACAATAACGTCATCGTGATCCGCAGTGCAGACGGGCAGAGCATCACCGTCGAGCGGGACAACATTGAGGAAATGCTGCCGCAGAAAAAATCGCTGATGCCGGAAGGACTGCTCGACAAGCTCTCGGACAAGGAAATTCGCAACTTGTTCAGCTATCTCCGCAGCTCACAGCCCCTGCCTTAA
- a CDS encoding SMP-30/gluconolactonase/LRE family protein, whose amino-acid sequence MFKNALLTLLLLGILCDTLPLAGKETPKESHPLPRTVAPGAKLTEEYAAKAFFEGPVWDPAGKKWYFTSFVDKDAQILRLDGEGKASVWLDKTKGINGTYLSNEGNMLGAQAYGQHVMSYGFGESGPSKTTVIAANPKWNQPNDVCQTPNGNIYFTDPDFKNRKTSAVYVRTTDGTVKKIITEMPVPNGVIASNDGKTLYVGDSHEKLWRRYPIREDGTVGEGQVFFDPETKRKDSPDGMSIDAEGNLYLSGRGGVWVASPSGKSLGLIPVPEFCSNVSFGGVDGKTLLLTCANKVYSLKMKVPGGQYR is encoded by the coding sequence ATGTTTAAAAACGCTTTGTTGACTCTGCTGCTGCTTGGAATCTTGTGTGACACACTCCCCCTGGCTGGCAAGGAGACGCCCAAAGAAAGTCATCCCCTTCCTCGCACTGTGGCCCCCGGAGCGAAGCTGACAGAGGAGTATGCAGCGAAAGCTTTCTTCGAGGGGCCGGTCTGGGATCCCGCGGGGAAGAAATGGTACTTCACTTCGTTTGTCGATAAGGATGCCCAGATTTTACGGTTGGACGGCGAGGGCAAAGCGAGTGTCTGGCTGGACAAGACTAAAGGCATCAACGGCACTTATCTGTCGAATGAAGGCAACATGCTGGGTGCGCAAGCCTATGGCCAGCATGTGATGAGCTACGGCTTTGGTGAGTCGGGGCCCAGTAAGACGACGGTGATCGCGGCGAACCCGAAATGGAACCAGCCGAATGATGTCTGCCAGACGCCGAATGGGAATATCTATTTTACCGATCCGGATTTCAAGAACCGGAAAACGAGTGCCGTCTATGTGAGGACTACCGATGGCACGGTCAAGAAAATCATTACCGAGATGCCGGTGCCTAACGGAGTCATCGCGTCGAATGACGGGAAGACTCTTTATGTGGGTGACAGTCATGAGAAGCTGTGGCGGAGATATCCCATTCGGGAGGACGGTACTGTCGGTGAGGGGCAGGTCTTCTTCGATCCGGAGACCAAACGCAAAGATTCACCCGACGGGATGAGTATTGATGCCGAGGGCAATCTCTACCTGTCGGGGCGGGGTGGTGTCTGGGTGGCGTCTCCCTCAGGGAAATCTCTGGGTCTGATTCCAGTACCGGAATTCTGCTCGAATGTCAGCTTTGGCGGTGTGGATGGCAAGACGCTGCTGTTGACCTGTGCCAACAAAGTTTACAGCCTGAAAATGAAAGTCCCGGGCGGGCAGTATCGCTGA
- a CDS encoding type IV pilus twitching motility protein PilT, whose amino-acid sequence MATTVPAKAKEISPITGRAENEVDKVFRQLIKHGGSDLHMQVGKAPILRVKGTLRELQMDPIDRDQMMALFDPMMDERNKKIFVDEGGADFSYVVEYEGEAWRFRVNLFIQLGFPGMVSRKIERSIPNFEGLFLPPVMESLCKFDQGMVLLAGVTGSGKSTTIASMLNWVNDNYRKHILTIEDPIEFVYTQNKCLINQREVGIDVKDFEIAMKHAVRQDPDIMLVGEMRDMETFSTAIHAAETGHLVFGTIHASNAPSCIGRILDLFPQDMHKALRGSLAFNMRAIVAQKLLKTIVDKPGRVPIVEIMTFNPTVRKLVLEEQDEKLAAAIRIGKDEGMQQFNDSLKGFIDREFISRADAFEISPNVEELKMTLKGIDVKGAAIL is encoded by the coding sequence ATGGCGACTACTGTTCCTGCGAAAGCAAAAGAGATCTCCCCGATCACCGGGCGTGCTGAAAATGAAGTTGATAAAGTGTTCCGCCAACTGATCAAGCATGGCGGTTCCGACCTGCACATGCAGGTTGGCAAAGCACCCATCCTGCGTGTGAAGGGTACTCTCCGCGAACTGCAGATGGACCCGATCGACCGGGACCAGATGATGGCTCTCTTTGATCCGATGATGGACGAACGAAACAAGAAAATTTTCGTCGACGAAGGGGGGGCCGACTTTTCTTACGTCGTCGAATATGAAGGCGAAGCCTGGCGTTTCCGTGTGAACCTGTTTATTCAGCTCGGCTTTCCCGGCATGGTCTCCCGTAAAATTGAACGTTCGATTCCCAACTTCGAGGGGCTGTTCCTGCCACCCGTGATGGAATCGCTGTGTAAGTTCGACCAGGGCATGGTGCTCCTGGCCGGGGTGACCGGTAGTGGTAAAAGTACGACCATTGCCTCGATGCTCAACTGGGTCAACGACAATTACCGCAAACACATTCTGACGATCGAAGACCCGATCGAATTCGTGTACACGCAGAATAAATGTCTGATCAACCAGCGTGAAGTCGGTATCGATGTCAAAGACTTCGAAATCGCGATGAAACATGCCGTGCGTCAGGACCCCGACATCATGCTGGTGGGCGAAATGCGTGACATGGAAACCTTCTCCACTGCGATCCATGCTGCGGAAACGGGGCACCTTGTGTTCGGAACGATTCACGCTTCCAACGCCCCTTCCTGTATCGGCCGTATTCTCGACCTCTTCCCGCAGGACATGCATAAAGCCCTTCGCGGCTCACTGGCGTTTAACATGCGTGCTATCGTTGCCCAGAAACTGTTAAAAACCATTGTCGATAAACCGGGGCGTGTCCCGATCGTGGAAATCATGACCTTCAACCCGACCGTTCGTAAGCTGGTGCTGGAAGAGCAGGACGAAAAGCTGGCAGCCGCCATCCGCATCGGGAAAGACGAAGGGATGCAGCAGTTCAACGACAGCCTGAAAGGCTTCATCGACCGCGAGTTCATCAGCCGCGCCGACGCGTTCGAAATTTCACCGAACGTCGAAGAACTCAAGATGACCCTCAAGGGGATCGACGTCAAAGGGGCCGCGATTCTGTAA
- the hisF gene encoding imidazole glycerol phosphate synthase subunit HisF encodes MLAKRIIPCLDVHAGRVVKGVNFVNLQDAGDPVEVAARYEEQGADELVFLDITASHEERDIILDIVRRTSEVIFMPLTVGGGIRTLEDIRALLNAGCDKVSINSSAVKDPDLIREAALRFGSQCIVVNIDPKRVQKNGQEFWEVHVNGGRVPTGLEAIEWARRVEELGAGEIVLTSMDADGTKDGYDLPMTKAVAEAVSIPVVASGGAGCPEHLYQVLTEGKASAALAASIFHYGTHPVDETKHYLAERGIPIRFKSEVSLNQA; translated from the coding sequence ATGCTGGCTAAACGCATTATTCCCTGTCTCGACGTGCATGCGGGGCGAGTCGTCAAAGGCGTCAACTTCGTCAATCTTCAGGATGCCGGCGACCCGGTAGAGGTCGCTGCCCGGTATGAGGAACAGGGGGCCGACGAACTGGTCTTCCTGGACATCACTGCCAGCCATGAAGAACGCGACATCATTCTGGATATCGTCCGCCGAACCTCCGAAGTCATCTTCATGCCCCTCACCGTCGGCGGAGGGATCCGCACCCTCGAAGACATTCGGGCCCTGCTGAATGCGGGCTGTGACAAGGTTTCCATCAACTCTTCGGCAGTCAAAGATCCGGATCTGATCCGCGAGGCCGCCCTGCGGTTCGGCAGCCAGTGCATTGTGGTTAATATCGATCCCAAGCGGGTTCAAAAAAACGGACAGGAATTCTGGGAAGTCCACGTCAACGGAGGTCGCGTCCCGACCGGACTGGAAGCAATCGAGTGGGCCAGACGCGTCGAAGAACTGGGGGCCGGCGAAATCGTACTCACCTCAATGGATGCCGACGGCACCAAAGACGGCTACGACCTGCCGATGACCAAAGCGGTTGCAGAAGCCGTTTCCATCCCCGTGGTCGCCAGTGGGGGTGCGGGCTGTCCTGAACACTTATATCAGGTTCTGACCGAAGGAAAAGCCAGTGCTGCGCTGGCTGCCAGCATCTTCCATTACGGTACCCATCCCGTCGACGAAACCAAGCACTACCTCGCTGAACGAGGGATTCCCATCCGCTTCAAGAGTGAAGTCTCCCTGAACCAGGCGTAA
- a CDS encoding DUF1559 domain-containing protein: MRNYHFQKRGFTLIELLVVIAIIAILIALLLPAVQQAREAARRSTCKNNLKQMGLALHNYHEAFGSFPPGQIRGWNGTVELGSGASWGALILPYIDQAPLYNKLNFNIGIYEGTNKTTINAISGLSMVLCPSDTDRSPTRSIHGSSTPNYMSSIPSTSYFGSIGGFQNGDSTDARLSGGFFTYDRARPTKIASFSDGTSNTIAVGEKSYQVWTGGSWLGVEHNTYQTSSPGNDTACCQDWYLGGGIYPITNKLTPGLGSTNWRFGSVHTGGAHFLMADGAVRFISENIQHIVSTRSASTCATNNCGCEWSNDANACAPGAPGGWNDKTYLGAHFGIYQRLHHRNDGLTIGDF; the protein is encoded by the coding sequence ATGCGAAATTATCATTTTCAGAAAAGAGGTTTTACCCTGATTGAGTTGCTGGTGGTGATTGCCATCATCGCCATTCTGATCGCATTGTTGTTACCAGCGGTGCAGCAGGCACGAGAGGCGGCCCGCAGGAGTACCTGCAAGAATAATCTGAAACAGATGGGCCTGGCACTACATAATTATCATGAAGCGTTTGGTTCATTCCCTCCCGGTCAGATTCGGGGATGGAATGGCACCGTTGAACTGGGGAGTGGTGCTTCCTGGGGGGCATTGATTCTTCCCTATATCGATCAGGCACCACTTTATAACAAGCTCAATTTCAATATCGGTATTTATGAAGGAACGAACAAAACCACGATCAATGCAATTTCTGGTTTAAGTATGGTCCTCTGCCCCAGTGATACCGACCGGAGCCCCACCAGGAGTATTCATGGTTCCAGCACTCCGAACTATATGAGTTCCATTCCCAGTACCAGTTACTTTGGGAGCATCGGAGGATTTCAAAACGGGGATAGTACAGATGCCCGGCTTTCAGGAGGTTTTTTCACCTACGATCGTGCGCGCCCCACGAAGATCGCTTCTTTCAGTGACGGGACATCCAATACCATTGCCGTTGGAGAAAAGTCGTATCAGGTCTGGACCGGAGGCTCGTGGCTTGGCGTAGAACATAATACCTATCAGACTTCCAGTCCGGGGAACGATACCGCCTGCTGTCAGGACTGGTATCTGGGAGGCGGCATCTACCCGATTACCAATAAACTGACTCCTGGACTCGGCAGCACAAACTGGCGGTTCGGAAGCGTTCACACCGGGGGAGCGCATTTTCTGATGGCTGATGGAGCAGTACGGTTCATTTCCGAAAACATTCAGCACATTGTTTCTACACGCAGCGCTTCCACCTGTGCTACGAATAATTGTGGCTGTGAATGGAGTAATGATGCCAATGCCTGTGCACCCGGCGCCCCGGGGGGCTGGAACGATAAGACATATCTCGGGGCACATTTCGGGATCTATCAGCGACTGCATCACAGAAATGATGGATTAACCATTGGTGATTTTTAA